The window AGGTGGGCGAGAAGATCGTCCCAGGGCCGGAAGATGAGCGAACGACGGAAGAATTCACGGCCGAGGAACTCCTTGTGCTTGTTCTCAGGGACCTCGAGCGGGATCATGGCGTTTAGAGTCTGCGCGGAGAGCAGGCGCATGTAGCGGTTTTCGTCGAAGAGTTCATGGCATCCGTTGCACAGGTAGGTCCTCTGCAGGCGCTCACGGTCAAGCGACACATACGGAAAGTCGATGGAGACGATGCCAGGATGGATGCGGCGGGAGGAATTCTCGTTGAGCTTGAACGGAGGGAACCAAGACACCTGGGATGCCCAGACTGTCGGGATGGCggacggcggcgatgcgAGCAGGGCCGGGTTGCAGTTGATCGGCTCCAGGGGCACGGAGCGCAGGAAGTCGAACCATTTCAGATAGCCGTGCTCGGCTTCGTTTGCGTCTGCGTAGATGACCTCGCCGTGGCCGATGGTGTGCTTCAGGGCCTCCAGTGAACCGTGGATTTTAACGGCCTGCTTCAGGGCCAGTCGGACCGAGGCGTGCATGACACGACGATGGGGGATCAGACGGTCACGCGGTTCGTGTCTGTTGAACGGTAATTCCGTGGTGAAAGTGCCGTTGACGATGGACAGAGTGCAAATTGTTGGAATCTCCGTgagctgctcctccgtcaaGCCGTACGCGATGCAAGCCACGCTGCGAGGAAAGGTCCAGTAGGACGGGTTTAGTTTGAGGCAGGGCTGGCACACGCGCTCGCAGGTCGGAAGAAAGAGGCACTTGCCCCTGTCGCCGCAAGAGCGGCACTTTTCGGTCTTCATCTCGCACCAAACGTCCTTGATGGAGTGTTGGTTGTCGGTCTGGGTGGAGTGCAGGAGACCAGGCATGTAGGGCGCGAACTTCAGCACTTCGACAAACAACTGGCAGCTCTGGACCGAGTATCGGGTGACGGTGGATACACCAGCAAACTTTTCAATGGTGAGGAAGTCCatctcgccgacgatgcgGTCGATGACCTCCTGCGGGATACGCTCGAGCGTgcccagcgaggaggaggtccACCTTGGCTCAATGATGAGGGCAGGCTCGATACCAACATGCATGACCTCCTGATGCTGAGTAGGACGGTCGAAGGTAAGATGAAGCAAGATTTCGTTGGTCGTCCAGTTGGCCAGGTCGGTGTACTCAGCCCACCAGGGTAGTCTGTTGATGACTCGCTGCATGGTTTCCTCCGGGCAACAGAAgttgtgggagaagagatgCAACTGGAGTTAGACACAGGGTCTGGAGAGCAGTTTTCTGACACCAAGAAGGGCTATGAAAACCAAGAAGCAAGTGAAGACTCGAGATCTTGAAGCTCAAGTCGTGAGGGTTTGAGATATCACGTGATGGTTGAAGGAGATGCACGGCaaagaaggatgaggatgacagGATGAGAAGAGTGAAGCAAAAAGTATTTTCACATCGTGGGACTGGCAGTGAATGAAAGCCTCGGCGCCATGGCAATCATGATACGGTGACGACAATACGCGACGAGACGACGGGCATCTCCCCTACCCTTTTGGGAAGCACAGGATGCTTCAAACTGGTAGTGGTTCATTGTAGGGGTGGGTTCAAAACACTAGACGGAAACAGAAAAGCACattccagaatggcaatcAAAGAGTCTTTCTAAAAGGCAGGTGATGGGATATCATCAAAGCCATACACATGAGAATCAAAATACGTCAAAATGTTAGTATATACACACGGGCTGGATATTGCAGCTCACGCAGGGACAACATGAGGGGAATCTAttccacatcctccatcGGGTTTGCAAGGTGATCAGTTCGCACAATGTagtcatcctcatcctcatcctcatcatccacaaCTCCATCCTCCAtatcgtcatcgccatcaacgGTGCCGTACTTGCGTGCAAGGCCAGAACCATTCACGGAACCAGTGGCCTTGAAATTCTCAAGGGACGAGTCAGACCCAGGACCACCTTGAGGTCCCTTTGCTTTTTTGCCAGCAACgctcttgcccttgcccttgttTCCTGCTGCTGAATGTCCGCTTGCATTGCGAGCAAGGCTTCCGGGCCACTGTTTCAACCCCTTGAGGCGGCCATGGATGCTCCCAGCGGGAGTTGGGGAAACATCTCCATTCATCGTGAGGGGCTGTTCAGCAGAGGGATGGCTTCCTAGATTAAACGCCTCCATAGCCTCGGCGACAGTCTGCGGAGCAGCTGCATTGGAGTCTTGCTTCTGCTTGTCGACCGACTCGAAGCTCTGCCGAATGCGTTCAAAGTGTTCGAGTTCCTTGGCACTGCAAATGGTCAGTATTGTCGGCAATTATCCGGTTCGGTTGAAAATCACATACCTAACACTTGGAACCAGCTCAGTCTCAGCTAAGAAGAagtcctcctcctcgaccatcaCAGCCACATCGTCCGGCGTAGCCAGGTAGTCGAAGAAATACGCCGTACTGACGGGGCCATCGGGTAAAcgcttgatcttctcgtccacCGCAGTGGCCTTGCGCGTGATGGCTTTCAGCATGGCATCAGAGCACAGCGCATACAGATCGGCACCGGTGTAGGTCAAAGGCAGGCGCTCGGCAACGCGGTCGAGAGATACGCCGGGGTGGAGTGCAAACTTTCGGGTCAGTGCCTCGAGAATGGTCGCTTGCTTGTGATGCGTATCGGAGACGCCCAGGTACAGCATCTTGTCGAAACGCCCAGGACGAAGCAGGGCAGAGTCCAGCAGATCAGGACGATTGGTCGCTCCAATCACAAACACTCCGCCGCTGTTCTCCTCACCACCATTCATaccatccagctcggcaagCAGCTGACTGACAATGCGATCCATGACACCGCCACTGTCGCCCTGGTTTCCACGCTTGGGCGCGACCGAGTCCAGTTCGTCAAAGAACACAACGCATGGGCGCGCGTCCCGCGCACGCTGGAAGACCCGGCGCACATTCGCCTCAGATTCACCTATGTACATGTTGAGCAGCTCGGGGCCCttgacggagaagaagttcaaAGAAAACTCGGTGGCAATGGCCTTGGCAAGCAGCGTCTTGCCCGTACCAGGCGGGCCGTAGAACAGGATACCGCTGCGCTTCTTCATGCCCTTGGCAAAGAGCTCGGGTCGTTCAAGCGGGAGCTGAATGGTTTCTATCAGAGCGTCCTTGACGTTCGTCAATCCACCGACGTCGTCCCAGCTGACGTTGGGGATCTTGGGTGCACCAATCGAGTCGGCAAAGTTCTTCCGAGCagcctcgacggcggcgtcgaaATCGGCTCTGTTGACACCGCGTGCGCCGTCTCCACCTGCAAGAAGGACATCTCTAACGCAGACTTCAATGCCCGAAAGCTGCATGCTTGCATTTGCGGCCAGTTGTTCCAGACGAGCAGTTCGGGCTCCGGCAGCCCGCTCCACAACGTCAACCAGATCGCCAGCAACCAGTGCGGCGGTCTTCAGGGCGACCGTGCCCAGATCGACGTCAGCAGAGAGGTTGATACCGCGCTCCGCCACGGCATTTCGCAAGATACCTTCacgctctttctcttcggggGCCCCCATCTCAAACTCGTGGGTGAACATGCTCCGAATACCTTCCGGAATCTGCTCTacgtcggtggtggtggcaaTGATAACGCGGGCGTCGTTCACAATATCCGTCATGGCAGTCACCATTCGGTCTGCAGTGAGGACCTCAATGTGTTTGATCAGCAGCGCGGTGCAATTGGCACCACAGTGGAAAGCACGCTCGGCCCGCGCCTTCAGGTAAGCCTCGGTCTTAACATCGCCGCCATTCGCCCCGCCTTCTGTCAAGATATCGTATGCGTCAATTGGGAAAGTGTGTAGACCGATGTCTGCGCAGGATCGAGTCGCGACAGTGGCCTTGCCGATGTGTCGCTGCTGTGACTGGAGCAAAATCACAACAGGCTTCATTCCCAGCTGGATAGCCCGAGGGCTTGTCGCAGCCGCCATCAGATCCCGGATTCGCTCTTGCAGAGGAGGGATGAAAGCATGAGGCGGGTCCGAGATGATTCCATGAGCTGGTG of the Penicillium psychrofluorescens genome assembly, chromosome: 1 genome contains:
- a CDS encoding uncharacterized protein (ID:PFLUO_000321-T1.cds;~source:funannotate), yielding MQRVINRLPWWAEYTDLANWTTNEILLHLTFDRPTQHQEVMHVGIEPALIIEPRWTSSSLGTLERIPQEVIDRIVGEMDFLTIEKFAGVSTVTRYSVQSCQLFVEVLKFAPYMPGLLHSTQTDNQHSIKDVWCEMKTEKCRSCGDRGKCLFLPTCERVCQPCLKLNPSYWTFPRSVACIAYGLTEEQLTEIPTICTLSIVNGTFTTELPFNRHEPRDRLIPHRRVMHASVRLALKQAVKIHGSLEALKHTIGHGEVIYADANEAEHGYLKWFDFLRSVPLEPINCNPALLASPPSAIPTVWASQVSWFPPFKLNENSSRRIHPGIVSIDFPYVSLDRERLQRTYLCNGCHELFDENRYMRLLSAQTLNAMIPLEVPENKHKEFLGREFFRRSLIFRPWDDLLAHLRECPGARWLMCRKRLGMENKAMEQEYEIEGSHPTHVYTWLITDI